A genomic window from Triticum urartu cultivar G1812 chromosome 7, Tu2.1, whole genome shotgun sequence includes:
- the LOC125523225 gene encoding alpha carbonic anhydrase 7-like, producing MRPSRGLHLAVLLLLFSASVLLPAARAQEETDEEEEFSYLLDAENGPAHWGDIKEEWSTCGKGNMQSPIDLASPRVSLVRGLGYLNHSYVPANATIINRGHDIMLKFEGDAGSVSIAGTPYFLRQLHWHSPTEHSVNGRRYDMELHMFHESAQGKAAVIGVFYEVGAHDAFLHKMEPYLEMIADRKDREEKMGMMDPRDARGKASVYYRYLGSLTTPPCTEGVIWTIIKRVRTVSRHQLELLREAVHDDMEKNARPRQEVNSRHISMFRPFEQNRH from the exons ATGCGTCCATCACGGGGTCTTCACCTCGCTGTGCTTCTGCTCCTCTTCTCGGCCTCCGTCCTCCTCCCGGCAGCCAGAGCCCAGGAGGAGAccgacgaggaggaggagttcAGCTACTTGCTGGACGCAGAGAACGGGCCGGCGCACTGGGGCGACATCAAGGAGGAGTGGTCTACGTGCGGAAAGGGCAACATGCAGTCGCCCATCGACCTCGCCAGCCCACGCGTCTCCCTCGTGCGCGGCCTCGGCTACCTCAACCACTCCTACGTCCCAGCAAACGCCACCATCATCAACCGCGGCCACGACATCATGCTCAAGTTCGAGGGCGACGCCGGGAGCGTCTCCATCGCCGGCACACCCTACTTCCTCCGGCAGCTGCACTGGCACTCCCCCACCGAGCACAGCGTCAATGGCCGCAGATACGACATGGAGCTCCACATGTTCCACGAGAGCGCCCAGGGCAAGGCTGCCGTCATCGGTGTTTTCTATGAGGTCGGCGCCCACGACGCCTTCCTGCACAAG ATGGAGCCTTATCTGGAGATGATAGCGGATCGCAAGGACAGGGAGGAGAAGATGGGCATGATGGATCCCAGGGACGCTAGAGGCAAGGCCAGCGTGTACTACCGCTATCTGGGCTCCCTCACCACCCCACCCTGCACAGAAGGGGTCATCTGGACCATCATCAAGAGG GTCCGCACTGTGTCGAGGCACCAGCTGGAGCTTCTCCGGGAGGCCGTTCACGAC GACATGGAGAAGAATGCGAGGCCGCGTCAGGAGGTGAACAGCAGACATATCAGCATGTTTCGTCCTTTTGAGCAGAATAGACATTGA